In Juglans microcarpa x Juglans regia isolate MS1-56 chromosome 7D, Jm3101_v1.0, whole genome shotgun sequence, the following are encoded in one genomic region:
- the LOC121238405 gene encoding aluminum-activated malate transporter 2-like, whose protein sequence is MTSEIQQNVSGWGRLKAFPGRLGPKIVEAARKIKKLGQDDPRRIIHSLKVGLAITLVSFIYYVESLYEGFGGSAMWAILTVIVVLEFSVGATLGRGLNRGLATFIAGALGFGAHYLASRSGDKVEPILLGLFVFLIAGVVTFIRFFPQMKARYDYGLLIFMLTFCLVSISGYRDEDLLDVAHRRMSTILIGSFTSVFVCICICPVWAGDDLHNLVASNIENLGSFLQGFGIEYFKISGEVGESKTAVMQRYKTVLNSKQSEESLANSARWEPGHGPFRFSHPWKQYLKIGSLTRQCAYRIDALNGYLNSEIQTPPEFRSKIQATCTKMSMESGKALMELASAIKTMTPPSSAKPHIAESKSAAKGLKSLLQAGLCEEIDFLEVLPAATVASLLVDVVSSTDKIAESINELATLARYESVEHIIVEEDEAAGSLHLQPIPPCLNTSGEHHVITIDQPSRHLP, encoded by the exons ATGACTtctgaaattcaacaaaatGTTAGTGGGTGGGGAAGGTTGAAGGCCTTCCCTGGAAGGTTAGGCCCCAAGATAGTCGAAGCTGCGAGGAAGATAAAGAAACTAGGACAAGATGATCCGAGAAGGATTATTCATTCCCTGAAAGTTGGACTAGCTATCACGTTGGTCTCGTTTATCTACTACGTTGAATCTCTTTATGAAGGTTTTGGCGGCTCTGCAATGTGGGCAATTTTGACTGTTATTGTCGTCTTGGAATTCTCCGTCG GAGCAACACTTGGAAGAGGTTTAAACAGAGGATTGGCGACATTCATAGCTGGGGCTCTTGGATTCGGTGCCCATTACCTTGCAAGTCGTTCAGGGGACAAAGTTGAGCCCATACTCCTTGGGCTCTTTGTCTTCCTAATTG CTGGGGTGGTGACATTCATACGGTTTTTCCCTCAAATGAAGGCGAGATATGACTATGGGCTCCTCATATTTATGCTTACATTTTGTTTGGTATCAATATCCGGCTATCGAGATGAAGACCTGTTAGATGTGGCACATAGAAGAATGTCTACAATCCTAATTGGTAGCTTCACATCAGTATTTGTTTGCATTTGCATTTGCCCTGTTTGGGCTGGTGATGATCTTCACAATCTGGTTGCCTCTAACATCGAAAATCTCGGGAGCTTCTTGCAAG GTTTTGGGATCGAGTACTTCAAAATATCAGGGGAGGTTGGAGAGTCGAAGACAGCAGTCATGCAAAGATATAAGACTGTTCTTAACTCAAAACAAAGCGAAGAAAGCTTG GCTAATTCTGCTAGATGGGAACCTGGTCATGGTCCGTTTAGGTTCTCCCATCCCTGGAAACAATACCTGAAGATAGGGAGCCTAACTCGCCAATGTGCTTATCGGATTGATGCTCTTAATGGCTATCTAAACTCTGAGATACAG ACACCACCAGAATTCCGCAGCAAAATTCAAGCGACATGCACGAAGATGAGCATGGAATCAGGCAAGGCATTGATGGAGTTAGCATCTGCAATCAAGACAATGACACCACCATCCTCTGCCAAACCCCACATTGCAGAATCCAAAAGTGCAGCCAAAGGCCTCAAATCCTTGCTGCAAGCTGGCCTGTGCGAAGAAATCGACTTCCTTGAGGTTTTGCCAGCAGCAACCGTGGCATCACTGCTAGTTGATGTGGTTTCTTCCACGGATAAAATTGCGGAATCGATTAATGAGCTTGCCACTCTTGCGCGTTACGAAAGTGTCGAGCATATTATTGTGGAAGAAGATGAGGCAGCTGGGTCACTTCACCTACAACCAATCCCGCCATGTTTGAACACCAGTGGAGAACATCATGTTATTACAATCGATCAGCCGTCTAGACATTTACCATAA
- the LOC121238170 gene encoding uncharacterized protein LOC121238170: protein MLFAPFVAINHHGQSILLGADLISSEDTSTFVWFFEAWLEGMNGWAPKAIITDQDRAMENAIANVFPNNRHRKDLKRRYTLVKSSYDDLRINADAGRYDLVVKRCLRLAMRVSHSDDHVNAFLHHLDEFEHKFAGLQLESGSIKMKENMVADEGKKILSSHAVQEKGRLPTRRRVPPVEKAAMKRKKRHVLYFV from the exons ATGCTGTTTGCTCCATTTGTTGCTATCAACCATCATGGACAGTCTATACTGTTAGGGGCAGATTTGATTTCAAGTGAGGATACAAGTACTTTTGTGTGGTTTTTTGAAGCATGGCTAGAGGGCATGAATGGATGGGCACCCAAAGCAATCATAACAGACCAAGACCGGGCAATGGAGAATGCTATTGCCAATGTATTCCCAAACAATCGTCATAG AAAAGACTTAAAGAGGAGATACACACTAGTGAAGAGTAGCTATGATGACTTGAGGATCAATGCGGATGCAGGACGGTATGACCTTGTGGTTAAAAGATGTCTAAGATTGGCAATGCGTGTATCCCATAGTGATGACCATGTCAATGCATTCTTGCACCATTTGGATGAATTTGAACACAAGTTTGCAGGATTACAACTTGAGTCTGGTTCAATCAAGATGAAAGAGAACATGGTTGCCGACGAgggtaagaaaatattaagctcTCACGCAGTTCAGGAGAAAGGGAGGCTGCCAACAAGAAGAAGGGTACCGCCAGTGGAGAAGGCTGcaatgaagagaaagaagagacatgtattatattttgtttaa